A genomic segment from Amycolatopsis camponoti encodes:
- a CDS encoding Rv1733c family protein, whose amino-acid sequence MRGPSGRITRFRRRLHPGRNPLTRFGDRVEAALLALVFAGALLALPFAAAFGSDTYASQTARAAQERTTRHPATAVSLAAAPNQSYSSDGAGAPADQTTVQAAWFDARGVRHTGDVLADAGSPVGTHVPVWLDQRGELTNEPLSPSTSAADGVFAAILLWVAITGSLAGLYGIGRFAVSRLHSAAWDRAWAEARHDSRF is encoded by the coding sequence CCGGCGTCGGCTGCACCCCGGCCGCAACCCGCTGACCAGGTTCGGCGATCGCGTCGAGGCCGCCCTGCTGGCCCTGGTCTTCGCGGGCGCGCTCCTGGCGCTGCCGTTCGCGGCGGCGTTCGGGTCCGACACCTACGCGTCGCAGACCGCCCGCGCCGCCCAGGAACGCACCACCCGCCACCCGGCGACGGCGGTGTCCCTGGCCGCGGCCCCCAACCAGAGCTACAGCAGCGACGGCGCGGGTGCCCCGGCCGACCAGACGACGGTCCAGGCCGCCTGGTTCGACGCGCGCGGCGTCCGGCACACGGGCGACGTCCTCGCCGACGCGGGCAGCCCGGTGGGCACGCACGTGCCGGTGTGGCTGGACCAGCGCGGCGAGCTGACGAACGAGCCGCTCTCGCCGTCCACCTCCGCGGCCGACGGCGTCTTCGCGGCGATCCTCCTGTGGGTCGCGATCACCGGGTCCCTGGCGGGCTTGTACGGCATCGGCCGGTTCGCGGTGAGCCGCCTGCACTCGGCGGCGTGGGACCGCGCCTGGGCCGAAGCGCGGCACGACAGCCGGTTCTGA
- a CDS encoding Smr/MutS family protein yields the protein MKLKLDLHDIYNRGGEIDRALKAIIDEAVAKKAPLVEIIPGKGSGQLKKHVLRFLERKDVKALYHRIEKDKDNFGRVFVHFRWK from the coding sequence GTGAAGCTGAAGCTGGACCTCCACGACATCTACAACCGCGGCGGGGAGATCGACCGGGCGCTCAAGGCGATCATCGACGAGGCCGTCGCCAAGAAGGCGCCGCTCGTCGAGATCATCCCCGGCAAGGGGTCGGGCCAGCTGAAGAAGCACGTCCTGCGGTTCCTCGAACGCAAGGACGTCAAGGCGCTCTACCACCGGATCGAGAAGGACAAGGACAACTTCGGCCGGGTGTTCGTGCACTTCCGCTGGAAGTGA
- a CDS encoding MBL fold metallo-hydrolase, translated as MRETIAALRDLPAAFGAKATGARAERVRTSPQFDGKVFRNAAPRLPMTAASMRTIFREMFFGEHRELRKPAGAVPLVAASPVESAEGLHVTWYGHASALIELDGARVLLDPVWSDRVSPAAFAGPRRLHEPPVALSGVGRVDAVVISHDHYDHLDLATVRSLVASTSAPFLVPLGVGAHLERWHVPASRIIELDWHEEATVAGVRFVATPAQHFSGRGITNDSTLWTSWALLGPAHRVFYSGDTGYFDGFAAIGEEHGPFDAALIQIGAYAPQWSDIHMTPEEGVAAGIDVRAKLLIPVHWATFQLAMHPWGEPADRVWREAKAADLALAIPRPGERVDVDKPPAVDGWWQAL; from the coding sequence ATGAGAGAGACGATCGCCGCCCTGCGCGACCTCCCGGCGGCGTTCGGCGCGAAAGCCACCGGCGCGCGGGCCGAACGCGTCCGCACGTCACCGCAGTTCGACGGCAAGGTGTTCCGCAACGCCGCGCCCCGGCTCCCGATGACCGCGGCGTCGATGCGGACCATCTTCCGCGAGATGTTCTTCGGCGAGCACCGCGAACTGCGCAAGCCCGCCGGCGCGGTTCCGCTGGTCGCCGCTTCGCCGGTCGAGTCGGCCGAGGGCCTGCACGTGACGTGGTACGGCCACGCGTCGGCGCTGATCGAGCTGGACGGCGCCCGCGTGCTCCTGGATCCGGTGTGGAGCGACCGGGTGTCGCCGGCGGCGTTCGCGGGCCCGCGGCGGCTGCACGAGCCGCCGGTGGCGCTGTCCGGGGTCGGCCGGGTCGACGCCGTCGTGATCTCGCACGACCACTACGACCACCTGGACCTGGCGACGGTCCGCTCCCTGGTGGCGTCGACCTCGGCCCCCTTCCTGGTGCCGCTCGGGGTGGGCGCGCACCTCGAACGCTGGCACGTCCCGGCGTCACGGATCATCGAGCTGGACTGGCACGAGGAAGCGACGGTGGCGGGCGTCCGGTTCGTGGCGACGCCGGCCCAGCACTTCTCCGGCCGTGGCATCACCAACGACAGCACCCTGTGGACGTCGTGGGCGCTGCTGGGGCCCGCGCACCGGGTGTTCTACAGCGGCGACACGGGGTACTTCGACGGTTTCGCCGCGATCGGCGAGGAGCACGGCCCGTTCGACGCGGCCCTGATCCAGATCGGCGCGTACGCCCCCCAGTGGTCCGACATCCACATGACACCGGAGGAAGGCGTCGCGGCGGGCATCGACGTGCGGGCGAAGCTGCTGATCCCGGTGCACTGGGCGACGTTCCAGCTGGCGATGCACCCGTGGGGCGAGCCGGCGGACCGGGTGTGGCGCGAAGCGAAGGCGGCGGACCTGGCGCTGGCGATCCCCCGCCCGGGCGAGCGCGTCGACGTCGACAAGCCGCCGGCCGTCGACGGGTGGTGGCAAGCGCTGTGA
- a CDS encoding fatty acid desaturase family protein, which produces MCRGRSGFRDEPLPGRLLPVTTENLVHTGSDFARLSQRISAAGLMARRPGYYTARFAIVGGLFAAGWVAFAFLGNSWWQLAVAAFQAVMFAQIALLSHDLAHKQVFRRRRPTEIAGMLVGNLGIGMSYGWWMDKHTRHHANPNHEELDPDVDPDIFVWSKDQARNAGGVARFIGKYQAFLFFPMLTLEGLNLHVSGIRAVVKPGLRRRWVEAALLATHVVVYLGALLLVLSPGMALLFFVIHQALWGVYMGSIFAPNHKGMPTLTGQPQLDFLRKQVLTSRNVRGGLVTDVALGGLNYQIEHHLFPSMPSRHLRLAQPIVQGYCAELDIPYLQTSLVESYRQALTHLHEAGAPLRNPS; this is translated from the coding sequence ATGTGCCGGGGGCGCTCCGGGTTCCGCGACGAACCCCTACCAGGAAGACTGCTGCCGGTGACCACAGAGAACCTCGTGCACACCGGCAGCGACTTCGCCCGGCTGAGCCAACGCATCTCCGCCGCCGGCCTGATGGCGCGCCGCCCCGGCTACTACACCGCCCGGTTCGCCATCGTGGGCGGGCTGTTCGCCGCCGGGTGGGTCGCCTTCGCGTTCCTCGGGAACTCGTGGTGGCAGCTGGCCGTCGCGGCGTTCCAGGCCGTCATGTTCGCCCAGATCGCCCTGCTGTCCCACGACCTCGCGCACAAGCAGGTCTTCCGCCGCCGGCGGCCCACCGAGATCGCCGGGATGCTCGTCGGCAACCTCGGCATCGGGATGAGCTACGGCTGGTGGATGGACAAGCACACCCGCCACCACGCCAACCCGAACCACGAGGAGCTCGACCCCGACGTCGACCCGGACATCTTCGTGTGGTCGAAGGACCAGGCCCGGAACGCGGGCGGGGTCGCGCGGTTCATCGGCAAGTACCAGGCCTTCCTGTTCTTCCCGATGCTGACGCTCGAAGGCCTCAACCTGCACGTTTCGGGGATCCGCGCGGTGGTCAAGCCGGGCCTGCGCCGCCGCTGGGTGGAAGCCGCGCTGCTCGCCACGCACGTCGTCGTCTACCTCGGCGCGCTGCTGCTCGTGCTCTCCCCCGGCATGGCGCTGCTGTTCTTCGTCATCCACCAGGCGCTCTGGGGTGTCTACATGGGATCGATCTTCGCGCCCAACCACAAGGGCATGCCGACGCTGACCGGGCAGCCCCAGCTCGATTTCCTCCGCAAGCAGGTGCTGACCTCGCGCAACGTCCGCGGCGGCCTCGTCACCGACGTCGCCCTCGGCGGCCTCAACTACCAGATCGAGCACCACCTGTTCCCGAGCATGCCGTCGCGGCACCTGCGGCTGGCGCAGCCGATCGTCCAGGGTTACTGCGCCGAGCTGGACATCCCCTACCTGCAGACGAGCCTCGTCGAGTCCTACCGGCAGGCCCTCACCCACCTGCATGAAGCTGGGGCACCTCTCAGGAACCCTTCGTAG
- a CDS encoding ATP-binding cassette domain-containing protein: MTKPTRKSAPHVADSHDLIRVHGARVNNLKDVSVELPKRRLTVFTGVSGSGKSSLVFSTIAAESQRLINETYSTFVQGFMPTLARPDVDVLDGITTAIIVDQERMGANPHSTVGTATDANAMLRILFSRLGQPHIGSPQAFSFNVASISGAGAVTIEKAGRQIKERRSFSITGGMCPRCEGRGKVNDIDLTALFDENKSLNEGAITIPGYSMEGWFGRIFRGSGFFDPDKPIKKFTKKQFNDLVYKEPTKIKVEGINLTFSGLVPAIQKSMLSKDVDSMQPHIRAFVERAVTFTTCPDCDGTRLSAEARSSKIDGISIADACAMQISDLAGWVGKLAEPSVAPLLDALRRTLDSFVEIGLGYLSLDRPSGTLSGGEAQRTKMIRHLGSSLTDVTYVFDEPTIGLHPHDIRRMNDLLLQLRDKGNTVLVVEHKPEAIAIADHVVDLGPRAGSDGGEVVFEGTVDALRKSKTLTGRHLDDRASLKPSVRSPSGFLEVRGASTHNLRDVDVDIPLGVLTVVTGVAGSGKSSLIHGSVSGGEGVVTVDQTGIRGSRRSNPATYTGLLEPIRKAFAKANGVKPALFSANSEGACPNCNGAGVVYTDLGIMAGTATPCEVCEGKRFMAEVLDYKFGGRDISEVLTMSVAEATEFFADGEAQLPAAHKILTHLSDVGLGYLTLGQPLTTLSGGERQRIKLATHMAEEGGIYVLDEPTAGLHLADVEQLLGLLDRLVDSGKSVIVIEHHQAVMAHADRIIDLGPGAGHDGGRVVFEGTPADLVKSRKTLTGEHLAEYVG; encoded by the coding sequence ATGACCAAGCCCACGAGGAAGTCCGCGCCGCACGTCGCCGACAGCCACGACCTGATCCGCGTCCACGGCGCGCGCGTGAACAACCTCAAGGACGTCAGCGTCGAGCTGCCGAAGCGCCGCCTGACGGTGTTCACCGGCGTCTCCGGCTCGGGCAAGAGCTCGCTGGTGTTCAGCACGATCGCCGCCGAGTCGCAGCGGCTGATCAACGAGACCTACAGCACCTTCGTGCAGGGGTTCATGCCGACGCTGGCCCGGCCCGACGTCGACGTGCTCGACGGGATCACGACGGCGATCATCGTCGACCAGGAGCGGATGGGTGCCAACCCGCACTCCACGGTCGGCACCGCCACCGACGCGAACGCGATGCTGCGCATCCTGTTCAGCCGGCTCGGGCAGCCGCACATCGGCTCACCGCAGGCGTTCTCGTTCAACGTCGCTTCGATCAGCGGCGCGGGCGCGGTCACCATCGAGAAGGCCGGGCGCCAGATCAAGGAGCGCCGCAGCTTCAGCATCACCGGCGGCATGTGCCCACGCTGCGAGGGCCGCGGCAAGGTCAACGACATCGACCTGACCGCGCTGTTCGACGAGAACAAGTCGCTCAACGAGGGCGCGATCACCATCCCGGGCTACAGCATGGAGGGCTGGTTCGGCCGCATCTTCCGCGGCTCCGGCTTCTTCGACCCGGACAAGCCGATCAAGAAGTTCACCAAGAAGCAGTTCAACGACCTGGTGTACAAGGAACCGACCAAGATCAAGGTCGAAGGCATCAACCTGACGTTCTCGGGGCTCGTCCCGGCGATCCAAAAGTCGATGCTGTCCAAGGACGTCGACTCGATGCAGCCGCACATCCGCGCGTTCGTCGAGCGGGCCGTCACGTTCACGACCTGCCCCGACTGCGACGGCACGCGGCTGTCCGCAGAGGCCCGGTCGTCGAAGATCGACGGGATCAGCATCGCCGACGCGTGCGCGATGCAGATCAGCGACCTCGCCGGCTGGGTCGGGAAGCTGGCCGAGCCGTCGGTCGCGCCGCTGCTGGACGCGCTGCGCCGCACCCTCGACTCGTTCGTCGAGATCGGGCTCGGCTACCTCTCGCTCGATCGTCCTTCCGGGACGCTCTCGGGCGGGGAAGCCCAGCGCACCAAGATGATCCGGCACCTCGGGTCGTCGCTCACCGACGTCACCTACGTCTTCGACGAGCCGACGATCGGGCTGCACCCGCACGACATCCGGCGCATGAACGACCTGCTGCTGCAGCTGCGCGACAAGGGCAACACGGTGCTGGTCGTCGAGCACAAGCCGGAGGCGATCGCGATCGCCGACCACGTCGTCGACCTCGGCCCGCGCGCCGGCTCCGACGGCGGCGAAGTCGTCTTCGAGGGCACGGTGGACGCCCTGCGGAAGAGCAAGACGCTCACCGGGCGGCACCTGGACGACCGCGCTTCGCTGAAGCCGTCGGTGCGGTCGCCGTCGGGCTTCCTGGAGGTGCGCGGCGCGTCGACGCACAACCTGCGGGACGTCGACGTCGACATCCCGCTCGGCGTCCTGACCGTCGTGACCGGGGTGGCGGGCTCGGGCAAGAGCTCGCTGATCCACGGCTCGGTGTCCGGCGGCGAGGGCGTGGTGACGGTCGACCAGACCGGCATCCGCGGCTCGCGCCGGAGCAACCCGGCGACCTACACGGGCCTGCTGGAGCCGATCCGCAAGGCCTTCGCCAAGGCCAACGGCGTCAAGCCCGCCCTGTTCAGCGCCAACTCCGAAGGCGCGTGCCCGAACTGCAACGGCGCCGGCGTCGTCTACACCGACCTGGGGATCATGGCCGGCACCGCGACGCCGTGCGAGGTCTGCGAAGGCAAGCGGTTCATGGCGGAGGTGCTGGACTACAAGTTCGGCGGGCGCGACATCAGCGAAGTCCTCACGATGTCGGTCGCCGAGGCCACGGAGTTCTTCGCCGACGGCGAGGCCCAGCTGCCGGCGGCGCACAAGATCCTGACGCACCTGTCCGACGTCGGCCTCGGCTACCTGACGCTCGGCCAGCCGCTCACGACGCTGTCCGGCGGCGAGCGGCAGCGGATCAAGCTGGCGACGCACATGGCGGAAGAGGGCGGGATCTACGTCCTCGACGAGCCGACGGCGGGCCTGCACCTGGCCGACGTCGAGCAGCTGCTGGGCCTCCTCGACCGACTTGTGGACTCGGGCAAATCGGTGATCGTCATCGAACATCACCAGGCGGTCATGGCCCACGCGGACCGGATCATCGACCTCGGCCCGGGCGCGGGCCACGACGGCGGTCGCGTCGTCTTCGAGGGCACCCCCGCTGACCTGGTGAAATCGCGCAAGACGCTCACCGGCGAGCACCTCGCGGAGTACGTCGGCTGA
- a CDS encoding AraC family transcriptional regulator, whose amino-acid sequence MCLSLKAAAHEHFRELALLRRARDRIDREPALDVEALARGAGMTAAQFLRRFRDAYGQSPHAYRRAALAARTLTFDRVLETR is encoded by the coding sequence ATGTGCCTCAGCCTGAAGGCCGCCGCGCACGAGCACTTCCGCGAGCTGGCGCTGCTGCGCCGGGCCCGCGACCGCATCGACCGCGAACCGGCCCTCGACGTCGAGGCGCTCGCCCGCGGCGCCGGCATGACGGCCGCGCAGTTCCTCCGCCGCTTCCGGGACGCCTACGGGCAGTCCCCGCACGCCTACCGGCGGGCCGCCCTGGCGGCCCGCACGCTCACCTTCGACCGAGTGCTGGAGACCCGATGA
- a CDS encoding MFS transporter, whose translation MAGLLLGDLLANVGTGMIIVAMPVQTLSLHGGVPKAIAIGLVEAAPFALSTVLALAIGLGRVRVPPRTLLVADCVLRSLTFATLGVLSVTGTLTLPVLFTGLLFGATFRLAGSSSRRLLATSAAGEAGRFSVNGLLGLNTTFALYIAGPVLGGLVVATAGAGYALFFDAGGALILLAATLLSVPRDTGSRDALREPKTSGWRILRRRPVAARLLVVEFFFNFLYMPIEVALPLYVSGTLHAGASGLGLLWGALGAGAFVGAALVGRLRNLPQRPLLVAIIGLWALCPIALAVVGDLPAALVVFALGGLVYAPFTPVAYSFLQSGLAPGEQQQVVTLWTTGATVAAPLGLALGGPLIELTGTTGGLVLSGVLTLLLLPIAARAVLGRTQEREPTCASA comes from the coding sequence GTGGCCGGCCTGCTGCTCGGCGACCTGCTGGCCAACGTCGGCACCGGCATGATCATCGTCGCCATGCCCGTGCAGACGCTGTCCCTGCACGGCGGCGTGCCGAAGGCGATCGCGATCGGGCTGGTGGAGGCCGCGCCGTTCGCCCTGTCGACCGTCCTCGCGCTGGCCATCGGCCTGGGCCGGGTGCGGGTCCCGCCGCGCACCCTCCTGGTCGCCGACTGCGTGCTGCGGTCGCTGACGTTCGCGACCCTCGGCGTCCTGTCCGTCACCGGCACGCTCACCCTGCCGGTGCTGTTCACCGGCCTGCTCTTCGGCGCGACCTTCCGGCTCGCCGGGTCGAGCAGCCGCCGGCTCCTGGCGACGTCGGCCGCGGGCGAGGCCGGCCGGTTTTCGGTCAACGGCCTGCTCGGGCTGAACACGACGTTCGCGCTCTACATCGCCGGGCCGGTGCTGGGCGGGCTGGTCGTCGCGACCGCGGGCGCCGGTTACGCGCTCTTCTTCGACGCCGGCGGCGCCCTGATCCTGCTCGCGGCCACGCTGCTGTCCGTACCGCGGGACACCGGGAGCCGGGACGCGCTGCGCGAGCCGAAGACCTCGGGCTGGCGGATCCTGCGCCGCCGCCCGGTGGCCGCGCGGCTCCTCGTGGTCGAGTTCTTCTTCAACTTCCTCTACATGCCCATCGAAGTGGCGCTCCCGCTGTACGTGAGCGGGACGCTGCACGCCGGCGCGTCCGGGCTGGGGCTGCTGTGGGGCGCGCTGGGTGCCGGCGCGTTCGTCGGCGCGGCGCTCGTCGGCCGGCTGCGCAACCTCCCCCAGCGGCCGCTGCTGGTCGCGATCATCGGGCTGTGGGCGCTGTGCCCGATCGCGCTCGCGGTCGTCGGCGACCTCCCGGCCGCGCTGGTCGTCTTCGCGTTGGGCGGCCTGGTGTACGCGCCGTTCACGCCCGTCGCGTACAGCTTCCTGCAGTCCGGGCTCGCGCCCGGGGAGCAGCAGCAGGTCGTGACGCTGTGGACGACCGGGGCCACGGTGGCCGCCCCGCTGGGCCTGGCCCTCGGCGGTCCGCTGATCGAGCTGACCGGTACCACCGGCGGGCTTGTGCTCTCCGGGGTGCTGACGCTCCTGCTGCTCCCGATCGCGGCCCGGGCGGTGCTGGGCCGCACCCAGGAAAGGGAACCGACATGTGCCTCAGCCTGA
- a CDS encoding VOC family protein → MDVTIHSSFLPHTDPEASLAFYRDLLGFEVRMNVKYGEMAWITVGPPNQPDTAIVLAPATATPGLTDDERRTINEMMAKGTYAGINLATKDLDALFAKLEAGNAEVVQEPVDQPYGVRDCSFRDPAGNLLRIQELR, encoded by the coding sequence ATGGACGTCACCATTCACTCGAGCTTCCTCCCCCACACCGACCCGGAAGCGTCGCTCGCCTTCTACCGCGACCTGCTCGGCTTCGAGGTCCGGATGAACGTCAAGTACGGCGAGATGGCCTGGATCACCGTGGGGCCGCCGAACCAGCCCGACACCGCGATCGTGCTGGCGCCGGCGACCGCGACCCCCGGCCTCACCGACGACGAGCGCCGCACCATCAACGAGATGATGGCCAAGGGCACCTACGCCGGCATCAACCTCGCCACCAAGGACCTCGACGCGCTGTTCGCGAAGCTCGAAGCGGGCAACGCCGAGGTCGTCCAGGAGCCGGTCGACCAGCCCTACGGCGTCCGCGACTGCTCCTTCCGCGACCCCGCCGGCAACCTCCTGCGCATCCAGGAGCTGCGCTGA
- a CDS encoding helix-turn-helix transcriptional regulator produces the protein MTSTAASAQYLRDLALLRRVRDRIDREYAQPLDVEALARGVNMSGGHLSRQFRKAYGESPYSYLMTRRIERAMALLRKGELSVTEVCFTVGFSSLGTFSTRFAELVGVPPSVYREEQAEATLGMPACVAKQVTRPIRNREARPSAAT, from the coding sequence GTGACCAGCACCGCCGCCTCGGCCCAGTACCTGCGCGACCTCGCGCTGCTGCGCCGGGTCCGGGACCGGATCGACCGGGAGTACGCCCAGCCGCTCGACGTCGAAGCGCTCGCGCGGGGCGTGAACATGTCCGGCGGGCACCTCAGCCGGCAGTTCCGGAAAGCGTACGGAGAGTCACCGTACTCGTACCTGATGACGCGGCGGATCGAGCGGGCGATGGCCCTGCTGCGCAAGGGCGAGCTGAGCGTCACCGAGGTCTGCTTCACCGTCGGCTTCTCGTCGCTGGGCACCTTCAGCACCCGGTTCGCCGAGCTGGTGGGCGTGCCGCCGAGCGTTTACCGCGAGGAGCAGGCCGAAGCCACCCTGGGGATGCCGGCGTGCGTGGCCAAACAGGTCACCAGACCGATCAGGAATCGAGAAGCGCGGCCCTCGGCCGCCACCTAG
- a CDS encoding IS3 family transposase, protein MIYRYRFISEHRTTFGVQRLCQVLGLRRQGFHEWVAAESDRARRAEAEVELVRLITSIHAEHRGAYGVPRVTAELHRRGHTINHKRVERLMREHGLAGITRRKRRVTTRPAAGPVTPVGDLIRRDFTATAPGSRLVGDITCLPTFQGWLYLATVIDLHTREIVGHAMASHMRTDLVCDAIDLAAARGLIQPDAVFHTDRGVQYTSGQFRTALAEHQIRPSVGRVGSCYDNAVAEAFFATLKTEIGTTIWRTRAQARQDVFRYLRYYNHARLHSTIGQNTPAEARTTYYAQASAA, encoded by the coding sequence ATGATCTACCGCTACCGGTTCATCTCCGAACACCGCACCACCTTCGGTGTCCAGCGGTTGTGCCAGGTCCTCGGGCTGCGCCGGCAAGGCTTCCACGAGTGGGTCGCGGCCGAGTCAGATCGGGCCCGGCGGGCGGAGGCTGAAGTCGAACTGGTCAGGTTGATCACCAGCATCCACGCCGAGCACCGTGGCGCCTACGGCGTTCCGCGGGTGACTGCGGAACTGCACCGCCGCGGCCACACGATCAACCACAAACGGGTGGAGCGGCTGATGCGCGAGCACGGTCTGGCCGGGATCACCCGCCGCAAACGCCGCGTCACCACCCGGCCCGCGGCCGGCCCGGTCACCCCGGTGGGTGATCTGATCCGCCGCGACTTCACCGCCACCGCCCCAGGGTCAAGGCTGGTCGGGGACATCACCTGCCTGCCCACCTTCCAAGGCTGGCTCTACCTGGCCACCGTCATCGACCTGCACACCCGCGAAATCGTCGGCCACGCCATGGCCAGCCATATGCGCACCGACCTGGTCTGCGACGCGATCGACCTCGCTGCGGCCCGCGGCCTCATCCAGCCCGATGCGGTGTTTCACACCGACCGCGGCGTCCAATACACCTCCGGCCAGTTCCGCACCGCCCTCGCCGAACACCAGATCCGGCCATCGGTCGGGCGGGTCGGGTCCTGCTACGACAACGCCGTCGCCGAAGCCTTCTTCGCCACGTTGAAGACCGAAATCGGCACCACGATCTGGCGCACCCGGGCCCAGGCCCGCCAGGACGTGTTCCGCTATCTGCGCTACTACAACCACGCAAGGTTGCACTCCACCATCGGCCAGAACACCCCGGCCGAAGCCAGAACCACCTACTACGCTCAAGCCTCAGCTGCCTAA
- a CDS encoding transposase, whose amino-acid sequence MVWREDVLVSRRSKYPEQFRRDAIELVNSSDRPLRQIARELGVNHETLRSWVNVAKQETAAGPMVEDPAVTDEVQRLRKQVAELQKEKEILRKAAAYFAREMDR is encoded by the coding sequence GTGGTCTGGAGGGAGGATGTCCTGGTGTCTCGCAGGTCGAAGTACCCGGAGCAGTTCCGTCGTGACGCCATCGAGTTGGTGAACTCGAGTGATCGTCCGTTGCGGCAGATCGCCCGCGAACTGGGGGTCAACCACGAGACCCTGCGGTCGTGGGTGAACGTGGCCAAGCAGGAAACTGCGGCCGGGCCGATGGTGGAGGATCCGGCGGTGACCGATGAAGTCCAGCGGTTGCGGAAGCAGGTCGCTGAGCTGCAGAAAGAGAAGGAGATCCTGCGGAAAGCGGCCGCCTATTTTGCGCGCGAGATGGATCGATGA
- a CDS encoding LysR family transcriptional regulator: MSDQLDLNLLRVFDALLRDGSVTAAAERLHLSIPATSRALARLRRAMGDPILVRAGRAMAPTPFALRTAPRVRSLLEEAASLVNVDFSVAGLERTFTIRINDGVAATLASAAVEATAAAAPGVTLRFVAEGSESPEALRDGSIDLDIGVGDAPAPDIRTTVLYREQLVGIVRADSPLGRGRRPTPAQLCRHPHVAASRRGLARGPLDEALAALGLRRHVAAVVPTSAVATLLVASSGYVGMVPGRLAEQHGPALGLRWFPMPVELPETDVRLYWHARLDADPAQRWLRDTLGDALR; this comes from the coding sequence ATGTCCGACCAGCTCGACCTCAACCTCCTGCGCGTGTTCGACGCGCTGCTGCGGGACGGGAGCGTGACGGCGGCGGCCGAGCGCCTCCACCTGTCCATCCCGGCGACGAGCCGGGCGCTGGCCCGGCTGCGGCGCGCGATGGGCGACCCGATCCTCGTGCGCGCCGGCCGCGCGATGGCACCGACGCCGTTCGCGCTCCGCACGGCGCCGAGGGTGCGGTCGCTGCTGGAGGAGGCGGCGTCCCTGGTCAACGTGGACTTCTCGGTGGCCGGTCTCGAGCGGACGTTCACGATCCGCATCAACGACGGCGTGGCGGCGACGCTGGCGTCGGCGGCGGTCGAAGCGACGGCGGCGGCCGCGCCGGGCGTCACGCTGCGCTTCGTCGCGGAGGGCAGCGAAAGCCCGGAGGCGCTGCGCGACGGCTCGATCGACCTCGACATCGGCGTCGGCGACGCTCCGGCCCCGGACATCCGGACCACGGTGCTGTACCGCGAACAGCTGGTCGGCATCGTCCGGGCCGACAGCCCGCTGGGCCGCGGCCGCCGTCCGACCCCGGCGCAGCTGTGCCGCCACCCGCACGTGGCGGCGTCCCGGCGCGGTCTGGCCCGGGGTCCGCTGGACGAGGCGCTGGCCGCGCTCGGCCTGCGGCGGCATGTGGCGGCGGTGGTCCCGACGTCGGCGGTGGCGACGCTGCTGGTGGCGTCGAGCGGCTACGTCGGCATGGTCCCCGGCCGGCTCGCCGAGCAGCACGGCCCGGCGCTGGGCCTGCGCTGGTTCCCGATGCCGGTGGAGCTGCCGGAGACCGACGTCCGGCTGTACTGGCACGCCCGCCTGGACGCGGACCCGGCCCAGCGCTGGCTACGCGACACGCTCGGCGACGCCCTCCGCTGA